The following proteins come from a genomic window of Trifolium pratense cultivar HEN17-A07 linkage group LG4, ARS_RC_1.1, whole genome shotgun sequence:
- the LOC123924110 gene encoding peptide-N4-(N-acetyl-beta-glucosaminyl)asparagine amidase A → MQSFPSLHTYSYFLILFFTTFLHHSNSHSQPNHFKTSQEHSQKQTHLNGPHQEYIEVSYPPPIHQPTPSCSHQILHHTFANTINTPPFSIPYSPPFNCPPPWTRVLLHFHAKTKDQQYDRIAAIWLAGVEILRTSTAQPPNSKIFWNVRKDITKYTSLLTKSNLDLTMMLENIVNAELTGVFQVTVTLLYYYKNTVRVPFNQSSDSISISESKSRTGSRSLVSELQEVPDSRVLNELPADLIIPISGDGKQGFWFRLEKEKDLKKSRIRIPRNTFKAVIELYVSFHGNDEFWYSNPPNSYITTNGLNTGRGNGAYREVYVTIDGEVVGSEIPFPVIFTGGINPLFWEPIVAIGAFNLPSYDIELTPFLGKILDGRRHVFGIGVTKGLSFWLVNANLHLWLDRESSIVRANRVIGHSPTTDVQRAEEFTGLDGEFQVIAGKDTMTTGWVLTSSGNITTVVMKGFTFSNVIKFKQNGTYKMVKQKFKFKKKVKVFDNKGEMISKFKVKRKYPLRVITVTEPYGLDDRYNLITNLTHGFNERYEGKGFIHSISNVQESKGWINVMGHSVISGHGSTKQNYSHVDKINCYNRNVASDHGRIVSDSSNFICENSL, encoded by the coding sequence ATGCAATCCTTTCCTTCACTCCACACCTATTCATACTTCCTCATTCTTTTCTTCACCACTTTCCTTCATCACTCCAACTCACACTCTCAACCAAACCATTTCAAAACCTCTCAAGAACACTCTCAAAAACAAACTCACCTAAATGGACCCCACCAAGAATACATAGAAGTAAGTTACCCACCCCCCATACACCAACCAACACCATCATGTTCTCATCAAATCCTTCACCACACCTTTGCAAACACTATCAACACCCCCCCTTTTTCCATACCATACTCCCCACCTTTCAATTGTCCTCCACCATGGACACGTGTCCTCCTTCATTTCCACGCCAAAACCAAAGACCAACAATACGACCGTATTGCCGCCATTTGGCTCGCCGGAGTTGAAATTCTCCGAACAAGCACCGCTCAACCTCCTAATTCTAAAATCTTCTGGAATGTTCGGAAAGATATTACTAAATACACCTCCCTACTTACTAAATCAAACCTTGACCTTACCATGATGCTTGAAAATATCGTTAACGCTGAACTCACTGGCGTTTTTCAAGTTACCGTTACTCTTTTGTATTATTACAAAAACACCGTTAGGGTTCCGTTTAATCAAAGTTCAGATTCAATTTCAATATCAGAATCAAAATCTAGAACAGGGTCAAGGTCTCTTGTGAGTGAATTACAAGAAGTACCAGATTCTAGGGTTTTGAATGAATTGCCAGCTGATTTGATTATTCCGATATCTGGTGATGGAAAACAAGGGTTTTGGTTTAGGTTGGAGAAAGAAAAGGATTTGAAGAAAAGTAGAATTCGAATTCCGCGGAATACTTTCAAAGCTGTTATTGAATTGTATGTTTCTTTTCATGGAAATGATGAATTTTGGTATTCGAATCCACCGAATTCGTATATTACAACGAATGGTTTGAATACAGGGAGAGGGAATGGTGCTTATAGGGAGGTTTATGTAACAATTGATGGCGAGGTTGTTGGATCGGAGATTCCTTTTCCGGTGATTTTCACCGGTGGAATTAATCCGCTATTTTGGGAACCAATTGTTGCAATTGGTGCTTTTAATCTTCCTTCGTATGATATCGAATTGACACCGTTTTTAGGTAAGATTCTCGATGGAAGAAGACATGTTTTTGGAATTGGAGTGACTAAAGGATTATCATTTTGGCTTGTGAATGCAAATTTGCATCTTTGGTTAGATCGCGAATCATCGATAGTTCGCGCGAATCGAGTTATTGGTCATAGTCCGACAACCGATGTTCAACGTGCAGAAGAGTTTACAGGACTTGATGGTGAGTTTCAGGTGATAGCAGGGAAGGATACAATGACTACAGGATGGGTTTTAACGAGTTCCGGTAACATCACCACGGTTGTAATGAAGGGTTTTACTTTTAGCAATGTTATAAAGTTTAAGCAAAATGGAACTTATAAGATGGTTAAgcagaaatttaaattcaagaAGAAAGTTAAAGTGTTTGATAATAAAGGTGAAATGATTTCTAAGTTCAAAGTTAAGAGAAAGTATCCGTTAAGAGTTATTACTGTGACAGAACCTTATGGTTTGGATGATAGATACAATCTTATTACTAATTTAACTCATGGTTTCAATGAGAGGTATGAAGGTAAGGGATTCATACATTCAATTAGTAATGTTCAAGAATCTAAGGGATGGATTAATGTGATGGGTCATTCTGTTATTAGTGGTCATGGAAGTACCAAGCAAAATTATAGTCATGTTGATAAGATTAATTGTTATAATAGGAATGTTGCATCTGATCATGGCAGGATTGTTAGTGACAGTTCAAATTTTATTTGTGAAAATTCCTTGTAA
- the LOC123924111 gene encoding probable methyltransferase PMT23 yields the protein MAIPAEDNNFFKQKKYPFILTLSILLIFVTLFLFTTNTTSNPLVFYSNLKHQPKLVPSVSLPTDNSTPKVQKKIPSKEQGLPQKEEALSIDWKLCKDHVTVDYIPCLDNYKAIMALKSRRHMEHRERHCPETSLNCLLPLPKGYKVPVHWPKSRDMIWYDNVPYPKLVEYKKDQHWVVKSGEYLKFPGGGTQFKDGVDHYIEFIEKTLPKIQWGKHIRVVLDVGCGVASFGGYLLDKNVITMSFAPKDEHEAQIQFALERGVPATLSVIGTQKLTFPDNGFDLIHCARCRVHWDADGGKPLYELNRVLRPGGYFAWSATPVYRDDDRDQKVWKAMVAITKAMCWKVVAKADDSSGIGLVIYQKPTSSSCYEKRKENNPPLCENADGKNSSWYARLNNCLTPLPVDGNGKLQSWPKPWPQRLTSKSPSLPSDSKVIGEFNKDSNHWSQLVSDVYADGLSIKWSSVRNVMDMNAGYAGFAAALIDRPIWVMNVVPIDMPDTLSIIMDRGLIGMYHDWCESFSTYPRTYDLIHASFLFKHLEQRCDPIDAVVEIDRILRPNGYLVIHDSMEMLSKLSPILRSLHWSVTLHQNQFLVGRKSFWRPMSS from the exons atggCAATTCCAGCTGAAGATAATAATTTcttcaaacaaaagaaataccCTTTTATTCTAACTCTCTCTATCTTACTCATCTTTGTCACACTCTTCCTTTTCACCACAAACACCACCTCAAACCCACTTGTTTTCTACTCTAATCTCAAACACCAACCAAAATTGGTTCCCTCTGTCTCTTTACCTACAGATAATTCAACTCCaaaagttcaaaaaaaaataccatCAAAGGAACAAGGGTTGCCACAAAAGGAAGAAGCTTTAAGCATTGATTGGAAGCTTTGTAAGGATCATGTGACGGTTGATTATATACCATGTTTAGATAACTATAAAGCTATTATGGCTTTGAAGTCAAGGAGACATATGGAACATAGAGAAAGACATTGTCCTGAAACTAGTCTTAATTGTTTGTTGCCTCTTCCCAAAGGGTATAAAGTTCCAGTTCATTGGCCTAAAAGTAGGGATATG ATTTGGTATGATAATGTTCCTTATCCAAAGCTAGTTGAGTACAAGAAAGACCAACATTGGGTTGTGAAATCCGGTGAATATCTCAAATTTCCAGGTGGTGGTACTCAATTCAAAGACGGAGTTGATCATTATATCGAGTTCATCGAGAAG ACATTACCGAAAATTCAATGGGGAAAGCATATTAGGGTTGTTCTAGATGTTGGTTGCGGTGTTGCTAGCTTTGGTGGATATTTGCTGGACAAAAATGTTATTACTATGTCATTTGCCCCGAAGGATGAACATGAAGCTCAAATACAGTTTGCTTTGGAGCGAGGAGTTCCTGCAACTCTTTCAGTCATTGGAACACAAAAGTTGACTTTTCCTGACAATGGTTTCGATCTGATCCATTGTGCACGATGCAGAGTTCACTGGGATGCAGATG GTGGTAAACCGTTATACGAACTCAATAGGGTTCTTAGACCTGGCGGTTACTTTGCATGGTCTGCAACACCAGTTTATCGTGATGATGATCGAGATCAGAAAGTATGGAAAG CCATGGTGGCTATAACAAAAGCTATGTGCTGGAAGGTTGTGGCTAAGGCCGACGATTCATCTGGAATAGGGCTTGTTATATACCAGAAGCCTACTTCATCTTCTTGCTACGAGAAACGTAAAGAGAACAATCCACCTTTATGTGAAAATGCGGATGGGAAAAATAGCTCATG gtaTGCTCGACTCAATAATTGCCTTACCCCTCTTCCGGTTGATGGTAACGGTAAACTGCAGAGCTGGCCCAAGCCTTGGCCTCAGAGGCTTACCAGTAAGTCCCCTAGCTTACCTAGCGATTCAAAGGTAATTGGTGAGTTCAACAAGGATAGCAACCACTGGTCTCAACTAGTGTCAGATGTTTATGCGGATGGTCTTTCGATAAAATGGTCAAGTGTTCGAAATGTAATGGACATGAATGCTGGTTATGCAGG ATTTGCTGCAGCTCTGATTGATCGACCGATCTGGGTGATGAATGTAGTACCGATTGATATGCCAGATACACTTTCTATTATAATGGACCGAGGATTAATAGGAATGTATCATGATTGGTGCGAGTCCTTTAGTACCTATCCTCGCACATATGACCTCATTCATGCTAGCTTTCTTTTCAAACATCTTGAGCAAAG GTGTGACCCCATAGACGCGGTTGTGGAGATAGATCGTATATTGAGACCAAATGGATATCTTGTGATTCACGATTCCATGGAAATGCTTAGTAAACTGAGTCCAATATTGCGTTCACTTCACTGGTCTGTAACGTTGCATCAAAATCAGTTTCTTGTTGGCAGGAAAAGTTTTTGGCGTCCCATGAGCTCATGA